The genomic window CATCATCGCTTTGACTTTCTTTATAAACATGACGATTCAAAGAAATCTTAAATACCCGGCCATCGTTATTTCTCATGAACCATACCCTCCAATGAATAGCTTTTTCCTTCTCTCACAAAGAAAACTGCAATTGTACTTAGGATAATGGTACCACGAAACTATAAACATTGGAACCTACAATCGGTAGTTAAAAAAATAGTCGTTCTTTTGTCACTATTGCTAAAACTATTTTAGCGATAATCCTAAATATATATCCTAGGAACACGTGTTGCAAGACCACAGGCAATTTCATAGTGAATAGTGCCTAAATGATTGGCTATGTCTTGCAAAGTAATCTTTTCGTTTTCACTTTCTCCCACAAGAATAACCTCTGTTCCTTCTTCAACTTCATAAGGTAAACGAATCATACACTGATCCATACAAATCCTGCCTATTATTTCACATCTTTTTCCATCTACAAGAACATCTTGTCCTTGTAAATCTCGACGCCATCCATCCGCATACCCTATTGGAACAGTCCCAACCCACTCACCCTCTTTTGCTGAGTAGGTTGCTCCGTACCCTACTGTGTCTCCTAGTTTCATTTGTTTGACATAATTAACTTCACTACTGATTCTCATAGCTGGTACTAATTTATATGGCTCTTTTAAAATACCACCAGATGGATTTAATCCATACATTGCAATACCAAAACGAATCATATTCGAGGAACACGACTGATGCCAAAGAGCTGTCGCACTATTAGCAACGTGTATGAAAGGTGGTTTTCGATGTAGACTAGCTATTAAGGTATTAAACTTTTCAGCTTGTTCTATAAATTGTTCTTGATCCGGACTATCAGCTGTTGCAAAATGGGTAAAAACCCCTTCGAAATAAGTCGTTTCACTTTTATTTATCCACTGTTCTACCTCTTGTAATTCTTCTGGTATTCTAATTCCAATACGGCCCATTCCAGTATCTAAAGCGATATGAACTAATAATTTCTCTTCACAACCATTATTTTTCACTATTTTATTAGCTCGTTCGAGCCAATCCAAACTACTGACCGCTACGCTAAGCTTATTCAATGCTATCAAGTCTGCATAAGTTGCATCTACTAACCCCATAATTAGAATTGGTTCAGTAAATCCTGCTTTTCTTAGCTCTAATGCTTCGTCTAGAATAGCCACGCAAAATCCTGATGCCCCACCTTCTTTAGCGGCCGCAGCAACTTCTACAGCTCCATGTCCATATCCATTAGCTTTAACGACTGCATAAAGCACTACATTTTCATCTAGTCTTTTTATTTCTTGTTGAACATTAGTACTGATTGCTTTCTTATCGATATAAGCAATTGTTTTACGGTGTACTCCTATGGCCACTATTAATTCACCCTCTCCTTTATATTTATTCTTTTTCTAAAATTATTTGAGCAGCAGCAACTGTATCTGTATGTGTAATAGAAAGAAAAATATTTCCAACAAATGGACTTTTTGTTACAACGGGCTTGCCTTTTTCGTTAGGCAATATTTCTATATCATGAAACCCTAGCTTGCCGATACCCGTTCCAAAGGCTTTTGAAAAAGCCTCTTTCGCAGCATAACGTCCCGCTAAAAATTCGATTTGACGAGAACCCTTTAATTCATTAAATATAGCCCACTCAGCTTGAGTTAATACTCTATTTGAAAAAGTACTTCTTTTTTTTACAGCATGTCCAATTCGAGCTATTTCAGTTATGTCTAAACCTATGCCTACAATCATTTTACGCCTCACTTTTTTATGTACTTATCTTTTAGCACCTATTCGCTTTACTCTGAACTTAATTTGAATAACACTCATACTTGTGCTTATATTATCAGAATGAAACGAAATTGTCACTTATTAAACACCTGCGTCTACGTTAAGTTTACTAATAAAAAAAACCATTCTCAATAAAGAGAATGGTTTTATTGGGTTGTATTTGCTTAGTCTTTGTTACGAATAGTAAAATTACGGTCTCCGCCGCCTTGACGTCTGTCAGAGGCTGGCTTGCTACGACGGCTATCGCTACTGCCACGTTTTTTTTCTGAACTGTAACCTGCTCCTGAACCAGAAGCTGACCCGCCACGACGTTCGCCTGGTTTTCCACCACTGCGATTGCCACGGTATCCGCCGCCACTAGATTTCCCTTTATAACCACCACGAGATGATGATCCGCCTTTACCGCCGCCTTTGCTTCCGCCTCGACTTGGTAATGGACGCTCAGGTGTAATTTTAACCGGTACTGCTGCTGCGTCCTTAGAAATACTCTTCAAGAAAGAGGCTGCTATATCTTCAGCTGTATAGGTTTCTAGTAATTGAGCTGCTGCTTTTTCATAAATTTCTAATCCGTTAGCATCAATGATAGAACTGGCTTCTTCCATAGACGCTTTGATTTGTCCTTCAAAAGCTTCAGCGTTTGTTGGTGGACGCAATGGTGTCATTTCTTTTTTAGTTAAATCTTCAATCACACGTAAATAGCCCATTTCATTTGGTGTTATGAAAGAAACTGAAACTCCTTCTTTACCTGCACGACCAGTACGGCCGATACGGTGAACATAACTTTCTGGATCTTGAGGAATATCATAGTTATAAACGTGTGTTACTCCTGATATATCTAATCCACGTGCAGCTACGTCAGTTGCTACTAAGATATCAATTTTACCTGTTTTAAAAGCTTTTAAAACACTCATTCGTTTTTGTTGAGAAAGATCGCCATGGATTCCTTCTGCACGATATCCACGCATTTCTAAGCCTTTAGCAATTTCATCAACGCGACGTTTTGTACGTCCGAAGATGATCGTTAACTCAGGTGTTTGAACATCGAATAAACGTGTCATGATATCAAATTTCTCGAAATCTTTACAGCGAACGAAGAATTGTTCAATTAAACTATCAGATAAAGTCGTTGCTTTGATACTAACGTGTTCCGGATTCTTCATGTATCTTACACCAATACGTTTGATAGGAGCTGGCATTGTCGCTGAGAATAACAATGTTTGATGTTCTGCCGGAACTTCATTAATGATTGTTTCGATATCATCAATAAAGCCCATATTCAACATTTCGTCCCCTTCATCCAAGACCAATGTTTCAACATGATTTAATTTTAATGTTTTACGTTTGATATGGTCTAATAAACGTCCAGGTGTACCAACAATAATATGCGGTGCATCTTTTAATGCACGAATTTGACGACTAATATCTGCTCCACCATAAACAACTTGGACACGAACTTTTTTGTCGCGACTTAAGCGGAATAACTCTTCTTGTGTCTGGATAGCCAATTCACGTGTTGGTGCAATAACTAATCCTTGAACTGCACGATTGTTGATATCAATTTTTTGTAACATTGGTAAACCAAATGCAGCTGTTTTCCCTGTACCAGTTTGTGCTTGCCCGATGACGTCTTTTCCTTCAAGTGCTAATGGAATCGTTTGTGCTTGAACCGGAGTTGCCTCCTCAAAGCCTAAACGTTCTACTGATTTTAATAATTCTGGTGCTAAACCTAATTCTGAAAATTTCAAATATATTTCCTCCCAATTTTGAAAACCGTAAAGAGAGATTTTTGCGAAATACAGGCACCATCATTGTTTCAATTCAGACGCACCTGTTGCTGTCACTCCATATAAAAATTCAACTTATTTTTAAATACTGTTTTTAGCTGAATCCTTCATTTCATATCAAAAGCCTGGATAAATTCCAAGCTCGTCTGCTTATCTATTTTCACAAAACCCTCGTTGGTTTTATCTTTTTAATTAAATCTCTTATTTAATCTAACTAATCTTAACACGTCTAAATACGATTATCAAACAATTTACTCCCTCAATTTTATGAACACGTTTCCTTTTTCAAGTTTTTAAATTTATCTTATTTTAATTTTATCATCTATCCTCCTGACTTTTTGTTTGTTCATCAGCTATTTCTATGCTGCGTCTATTCTTTATATAACAGAAATTTTGCTAATAAATAATTTCAAAAAAAGAATTGAGGAAAATCCCCAATCCCTGTGTTCGTTACTAATCGCGTCTATTTCCAAAAATACGCAACAAGGCAAGAAAAATGTTAATAAAATCTAGATATAAACTTAGAGCTCCACTGATAGCTACTGCTCCTAGTGAATTTTCTCCACTAAATTGAATATAAAGTTGTTTTAATTTATGCGTATCATATGCAGTAAATCCAACAAAAATTAAAACTGTAATAATAGATAAGACAAAATCAGCAGGACCACTACGCAGAATAAAGCTGTTTACTAGCATAGCAACAATCAAACCAATTAAAGCTCCTCTTAGCTGTCCGCCTAATGTTGACATATCACGTTTGGTAAAAAAGCCTACTAAACTCATTCCAGCGAAAGTTGCAGAAGCCATTAAGAAGGCTGAACCAATACTTCCTAATTCGTAAATCAAAAAGATACTTGCTAATGTAATACCGTTTAATAAAGCAAATGCAATAAAGCCAAACAAAGATGAACTAGCTGACCTCATCTTCATTCCATTGGTAGCTAGCTTTGATACTAAAAATATCTCTGCTATAAATAAACCAATCAGCCCAAAGGGGCTACCATAAACCAAATTTAAAATAAATGGACTTTGAGAAGCATAAAATGCTGTTATTCCTGAAATAGCTAGACCTAAGGTCATATAACCGTATACTGAGGCAAAAAATCTAGCCATAGTCGGTTGCTCAATAAAATCATTTGTGACATCTTTTCTTTGAGTATTCAAGTCTATCCCTCCTCTAATCCGTTTTGATAACAATAATATATCAATTAGTTAGCTTCTCCAAATCAGCCTTAAGGCTGATTTTTAGTTAGCTGTCGTAACTTGGAGCGCTCTAATAACAGATAATAAATCTGTCCCAAAGCTAGCTTTTAAGAGTACATAATCTTTTGGTTGAATAAGATTTTTTAGAAAAGCAATCATTGGATCTTTATCCCCATCAAAATGATGCAATCGTTCTTTACCAAAAACTGTTTTCAAAGCCTCATACAAAACTTTCATATGCGTCCCATACAAAATAACTTGGTCAACTTCATCTATTGATAAAGCATCTTGTATACTTAAATGTAGCTCGTCTGTTTGTTCTCCTAATTCTAGCATATCGCCTAAAACCACTATTTTTCTACCACTATTTTTTAATTGACTGAAGTTAGTTAAAACTGCTTTCATTGCGGTAGGATTAGCATTATACGCATCATTTAATAAAGCACTCCCATGAATACCATCTAACCATTCTGTCCGATTTTCCGTTAGCTGAAACGTTGCTAATTTTTGGACAGCTTTATCAATCGGAATACCTAGCACCATCGCACTACTTAAAGCAGCTAGTGCATTATCAACATTATACGTTCCTGTTACAGGCAACTTGATGAAACTACCTGGACTTAAATTTGTTTCAAAGATTGTTTCTTTCATTCCAGATACTATTTCTAATGAATAACTATCATTTGTTGGTAACGGCCCAAATGTTTTGACTTGCTCATGTTTTAGAATATTTGCTCTGTCTATCAAAAGCGGTTCGTTTCCAGGAATAATCAAGATCCCGGTTTCTTTTAAACCGGAAATAATTTCCATCTTTGCATCTGCAATCCCTTCACGAGAGCCAAGATATTCAATGTGTGATTCTCCAATCATTGTAATAATGGCAATATCCGGTTTCGCTAAATTAGAAAGCACTTTAATTTCACCTGCATGATTCATGCCCATTTCTAAAATAATCACTTCTGTATCTTGCGGCATTTCTAGAATCGTAATCGGTAAGCCAATATGATTATTAAAGTTGCCTTGTGTTTTATGAACACGGTATTGGCTAGATACTACTGCTTCAGTCATATCTTTTGTTGTCGTCTTACCATTGCTACCTGTGATGCCGATTACTTTAGGGTGGATTTTATTAAGGTAATATTCTGCTAAGTCCTGGAGCGCTCTCAATGTATCCGCAACTTGAATAACTGGAATATCCGTTGGTGCATCTTCTAGTGGATTGCTCCAAAAAGTTGCTACTGCTCCTTGATCAATCGCCTGTGCGATAAAACTATG from Carnobacterium iners includes these protein-coding regions:
- a CDS encoding Bax inhibitor-1 family protein — translated: MNTQRKDVTNDFIEQPTMARFFASVYGYMTLGLAISGITAFYASQSPFILNLVYGSPFGLIGLFIAEIFLVSKLATNGMKMRSASSSLFGFIAFALLNGITLASIFLIYELGSIGSAFLMASATFAGMSLVGFFTKRDMSTLGGQLRGALIGLIVAMLVNSFILRSGPADFVLSIITVLIFVGFTAYDTHKLKQLYIQFSGENSLGAVAISGALSLYLDFINIFLALLRIFGNRRD
- the alr gene encoding alanine racemase yields the protein MAIGVHRKTIAYIDKKAISTNVQQEIKRLDENVVLYAVVKANGYGHGAVEVAAAAKEGGASGFCVAILDEALELRKAGFTEPILIMGLVDATYADLIALNKLSVAVSSLDWLERANKIVKNNGCEEKLLVHIALDTGMGRIGIRIPEELQEVEQWINKSETTYFEGVFTHFATADSPDQEQFIEQAEKFNTLIASLHRKPPFIHVANSATALWHQSCSSNMIRFGIAMYGLNPSGGILKEPYKLVPAMRISSEVNYVKQMKLGDTVGYGATYSAKEGEWVGTVPIGYADGWRRDLQGQDVLVDGKRCEIIGRICMDQCMIRLPYEVEEGTEVILVGESENEKITLQDIANHLGTIHYEIACGLATRVPRIYI
- a CDS encoding UDP-N-acetylmuramoyl-tripeptide--D-alanyl-D-alanine ligase, translated to MFSLTVKEIAQAVHAHKIEDTWEMIEINNVGFDSRKLSAHSLFVPLVSENDGHSFIAQAIDQGAVATFWSNPLEDAPTDIPVIQVADTLRALQDLAEYYLNKIHPKVIGITGSNGKTTTKDMTEAVVSSQYRVHKTQGNFNNHIGLPITILEMPQDTEVIILEMGMNHAGEIKVLSNLAKPDIAIITMIGESHIEYLGSREGIADAKMEIISGLKETGILIIPGNEPLLIDRANILKHEQVKTFGPLPTNDSYSLEIVSGMKETIFETNLSPGSFIKLPVTGTYNVDNALAALSSAMVLGIPIDKAVQKLATFQLTENRTEWLDGIHGSALLNDAYNANPTAMKAVLTNFSQLKNSGRKIVVLGDMLELGEQTDELHLSIQDALSIDEVDQVILYGTHMKVLYEALKTVFGKERLHHFDGDKDPMIAFLKNLIQPKDYVLLKASFGTDLLSVIRALQVTTAN
- the acpS gene encoding holo-ACP synthase, which encodes MIVGIGLDITEIARIGHAVKKRSTFSNRVLTQAEWAIFNELKGSRQIEFLAGRYAAKEAFSKAFGTGIGKLGFHDIEILPNEKGKPVVTKSPFVGNIFLSITHTDTVAAAQIILEKE
- a CDS encoding DEAD/DEAH box helicase, with product MKFSELGLAPELLKSVERLGFEEATPVQAQTIPLALEGKDVIGQAQTGTGKTAAFGLPMLQKIDINNRAVQGLVIAPTRELAIQTQEELFRLSRDKKVRVQVVYGGADISRQIRALKDAPHIIVGTPGRLLDHIKRKTLKLNHVETLVLDEGDEMLNMGFIDDIETIINEVPAEHQTLLFSATMPAPIKRIGVRYMKNPEHVSIKATTLSDSLIEQFFVRCKDFEKFDIMTRLFDVQTPELTIIFGRTKRRVDEIAKGLEMRGYRAEGIHGDLSQQKRMSVLKAFKTGKIDILVATDVAARGLDISGVTHVYNYDIPQDPESYVHRIGRTGRAGKEGVSVSFITPNEMGYLRVIEDLTKKEMTPLRPPTNAEAFEGQIKASMEEASSIIDANGLEIYEKAAAQLLETYTAEDIAASFLKSISKDAAAVPVKITPERPLPSRGGSKGGGKGGSSSRGGYKGKSSGGGYRGNRSGGKPGERRGGSASGSGAGYSSEKKRGSSDSRRSKPASDRRQGGGDRNFTIRNKD